Below is a genomic region from Desulfomonilia bacterium.
AGGAAGGTTTAAAAATTAGCGGACAATATCCAAAGATTTATTATGAAAATATTATTTAGTGTGAAGTTTTAACAAGCAAACGCCGAAATATTTAAAAACGGGCTCTTGGTTTGCTGACCATCGCCCGTCACTATTCCTTACTATTTTAAGGGAGATGCTAGCAGGGATGTCAAAACTCGCCAGGGACAGAGAAAAGCCAGTAAAAGTCTGGGAAATGCTTAAGGGGAGTGAGAAAAGGATTGATGCCTATTGCCGGGATTATATGGAATTCCTTTCAGCAGCCAAAACCGAACGCGAGGCTGTAAGGTTTATTTCATCAAAATCCGCTGACGGTATCATTGAAATCAAGAACAGGGGAAGGTCGATCGCCTTGTGCAGAAAAGGCAAGGCCCCGATGCATGAGGGATTAAGAATTATTGCAGCGCATATAGACAGCCCCAGGCTTGACCTCAAGGCCAGGCCCCTTTACGAGGATACGGGGATCGCCATGCTGAAAACCCACTATTATGGGGGGATAAAAAAGTACCAGTGGCTTGCCAGGCCGCTTGCCCTTCATGGATTGGTTGTCAAAGCCGGCAAAAAGACATTGGAGATAACAATAGGTGAAGACGGGGATGACCCGTGCTTTACAATTGATGACCTTCTTCCTCATCTTTCACACAAGGTCCATAACGACAAGAAAGTCTCAGATGCCTTTCAGGGAGAAAAGCTCAACATCATTGCAGGCTCGATCCCGGATATGAAGGCTGAGGATGGAGGGGTGAAGAAAAACATACTTTCCATCCTGAAAGCGAAATACGGCATCGTGGAGGAGGATTTTGTCTCGGCCGATATTGAAATAGTGCCGGCAGGGCCCGCACGCGAGGTTGGCATCGACCGGTCTATGATAGGCGGTTACGGCCAGGATGACAGGATCTGCGCATGGGCGGCATTTGCCGCAATAAAAGACGCGGAGAGGCTTCCGTTCACCTCCATAGTGCTTCTTGCGGACAGGGAAGAGACCGGCAGTGACGGCAATACCGGCATAAAGAGCCGGTTTCTTGAAGAGGTCATTTACGAGCTTTCCGAAAAGTTCAATGAGACTTTGTCCCCGGCCCGGGTCCTTTACAGAAGCAGGGCTATTTCGGCAGACGTGAATGCCGCTTTTGACCCGGATTATCCCGAGGTTCATGAAAAGGCCAATGCAGCGAAGATGGGGATGGGCGTATGCATGACCAAATTTACAGGTTCACGCGGCAAATCCGGCACAAGCGAGGCTTCTGCTGAGTACCTGGGCTGGATTCGCGGTATCTTGAATAAAAGGAGGATACCATGGCAGACGGGGGAACTCGGCAGGGTTGATGAAGGCGGCGGCGGAACCATTGCAAGACATCTGGCTGAATACGGCATGGATATAGTGGATATGGGACCTGCTCTGCTGTCGATGCATTCGCCGTTCGAGCTTGCAAGCAAAGCGGATGCATACTCCGCCTACCTTTCTTATCTCGCATTCCTGGAGGAAAAATGAAGGATAAAGTACTTGGACATGCAGCCTCGCTGCTGGGAGGAATGATTCACAACCTGAATACCCCGCTTATGTGGATAATGGGACGCTCACAGCTTCTTATGTCAAGGAATGAGGGCCTGGAGAAAATCAGGACTATGAACGACGAGGATTTTCTGAAAACAAAGGAAAAGAATACGAAGGACATAGATTCCATAAATCAGGGTGCGGAAAAGATAGACTTCATTCTCAAGAATCTCAGCTATAAGGTTCAGATGGCGACGGAAGGGTTCACTGCAATAGAGATCAGGGAATATCTAAAAAGCGAAATGGATTTTCTGCTTGCGGACATGAGATTCAAGCATGAAACGAAGCTTGAACTGAACATAGACGGCGCAAGGTCTTTTTACACAAAACTCGACTATAACGCACTTTCATGGGCGGTGACCTCGATTATCAGCCTTATAATAGACACAACGGAAAAAGGGCGGACAATAAGGGCTGGTTTTTCAGAGGACACAATTTCGATTGCCTGTCCCGAAGTTGTTTTAACCCCTGAAATAAAGGAGGCAATAGACACAGCCTGTTTATATCTCAAGGAATATGCAGCCGTTTCCGTCTGCGATACCGAAGGCCTGACAGTAAGGCTGAGAATTAAAGACAATTGATGGCTACCGGGAAAATCATCTGTCCTCATTGCGGAAAGAATACCGGTAGATACCTGACGCCTTCGCCCACTGTAGATATAATTATTGAAACCTCGGGAGGGATTGTTCTTGTTAAAAGAAAAAACCCGCCCTTTGGATGGGCGATTCCGGGCGGATTTGTGGATTACGGGGAAAGCGTGGAGCATGCCGCTGTCAGGGAGGCAAAGGAAGAGACCGGCCTCGATGTAAAGCTCACCGGGCTTCTGGGTGTGTATTCCGACCCGGCAAGGGACCCGAGGTTCCATACGATTTCGACCGTTTTTAAAGCGACGGCCGAGGGCGTGCCGGAAGGCCATGATGATGCCGAGGAAGCGCAGATATTCTCACTTGACGCCTTACCCGAGCCGCTTGCCTTTGACCATGCCAAAATCCTTGGAGACTATGCTTTGTGCGAATCAGGGAAGAAAAAAAGAAATGACTAAAAGAATAAAAGTTAAAATAATTTGTCTGCTACTGTTATTAGCTTTAATCCCGCTTCCTGTTCTTTCATATGATATGTCAGGCTGGCGAAAGCCCACTAAAACCGAACTTGCCGGAGATATTGACTGGAGGAAAGAAAGCAAAAATCTCTATTTGAAAGCCGAAGCTGATTTTGACGGTGATGGCAAAAAGGATACAGCCAGCCTTTTAGTTAATGATAAATAGAATAGAATGGGCTTATTCGTTATACTCGGCCGCAATTCAAACATTCCAATCTTACTCGATGAAAGTGAAGATAAGATGTCAATTATATCTATGGGTGTAGATGTTGCTAACCCTGATATATACAAGACAGCTTGCGGCAAAGGTTACTGGAAATGTGAGAAGAATGAACCGGAAGTAATAAACCTGAAGCTGCCGGCAATAAATTTTTTTCAAACAGAGAGCGCGAATTCATTCTTTTATTGGGACAGAAAAAAGAAAGCTTTTAAAAGAATATGGATTAGCGATTAAAGGAACTTGTTAAGGGATATATCTGATAGACGGGGTTTAAGTATTTTGGACAAATCCTGACAATCTATACATGAATAATTATCTGGTTATAATGACAACAATGTAATACAATAAAATACAAAGATGCAGGAGGATATTATGCAGAATCATCTTATATCTTTAAGGATAGACCACCAGACATACAGCCTGCTTGAAAAGCATGCAGCGGCACTTGACAGACCGAAGGCCTGGCTGATCAAAAAGGGGGTCCGGGCATATCTTGAAGCGCTGGACAGGAAAGACAGCGACAGCAAAAACGCCTGGGCCAGATTCTGGGAAATGACAGAGGGAGTTTCGGAAATTGGTACAAAAGGTTCCGGTTTAACAAAACATCTGCTTGATGACAGGCGCAGCCGTGAAAAGTAAGCAGGAGAAGGAAACCCTCAGGTTGACCGTCGATGCCAGTGTCTGGATAAATGCACGTTCTCCAAGGGAAAAAGGCTATAATCAAAGCAAAAAAGCGCTGATGATAATTGAAGAGATGAATATACCAGTGTTTTCACCTTCCATACTTATAGTTGAACTTGCAGCCAGTGTCTCTCGTGCAACCGGTGACGAAAAAGCAGGCATCTTGTTTTCAAGGCTTGTTTCCGAACTTCCCAACATCGAACTAATGCCTGTAACCCTTGAACTTGCCAGGGATGCTGCGGTTATTGCATCGAGACTGAAGATAAGAGGGGCGGATGCATTGTATTGTGCCGTTGCGGCGGAAAGAAAGGCCGTTCTTCTTTCAAGAGACAGGGAACAGATTGAAAGGGCTAAAGGGTTAATCAAAGTGATAGAGCCTGATGATTTTATAGCCGCATTCACTGAGGATGCATTATGAAAGAGATTTACCTTATAGACGGGAGCTCTTATGTTTACAGGGCGTTTTATGCCATGAGAGCCCTGAACAATTCAAAGGGATTGCCTACCAACGCCGTCTATATCCTCACTAGGATGCTGATAAAGCTCATCAAGGATAAAGCGCCCGAACATATGGCCTTTGTGCTTGACCCGCGAGGCCCCACGCACCGCCATGAGAAATACGAAGAATATAAGGCAACCCGTCAGAGGATGCCGGAAGCCCTTTCGGTGCAGTTTCCATACATACTGGATGTGGTGAAGGCCCTCGGCATACCCATTGTCCAGATCGAAAAATGGGAAGCCGATGATGTAATAGCGGCGCTGGCCAGAAAACTATCGGACACAAACAAGGTCGTCATCATATCGGGTGATAAGGATCTGATGCAGCTCGTAGGCGGCAATGTCGTGATGTGGGACACGCTCAAGGACGTCCTTTATGATCCGGCAGGGGTAGAAAAGAAATTCGGCGTCGGGCCTGAATATATAGCCGACCTGCTCGCAATAATGGGCGACAGTTCAGACAACATACCCGGAATTCCAGGCATAGGCGAAAAGGGTGCACTTGAACTTGTAAAAACATACGGCCATATCGAAGACATCATCAAGAAGGCTGATACAATCAAGCCCGAGAAACTGAGGAGATCGTTCAGCGAAAACATCGACAAGGCGATCATGAGCCTTGAACTTGTAAAACTCGACCATGATGTGCCCGTCGAGACGGATATGGATGGAATGAAGCTGAAGCCAGGTGATCAGGAAGAACTGCTTCGCTTATTTACCGAACTTGAATTTAAAGGCCTTATGCCGGAGGCACCAGTGCAGCAGACAGCACCGGTTCGGGAGATCAAAATCGAACAGGGATTTCCTGAAGAGTTTAAAGGAATTGCCGGGTTTTATTCGATTGCCGGTATAGGCTGCTGTCTTTCCGACGGAAAAAGGGCATGGGCATCTTTTGATGATACGTCAGCGCTCAGGATTCTATCCGATCCATCGGCGGAGATAATCATCCATGATGCAAAAGAGGCCATTGTAAGGGCAGGAGAGAAAGGCATCACGACAAAGGCTGGTTTCTTTGATGTCATGCTTGCGGCATACTGCATCGATGCGGCTAACAATTCCGTAAGCCTTGAAACGCTTGCCTCTTCAAGACTCGAGAAAATGCTTCCCTCAATAAAAGACTTTCTCGGCTCGGGAAAAAACGCACGCCACCCGGGGCTTATCCCTGATGATGAAAAGGCGTCATTCCTTGCCGCTCATGCCGAAGCGCTTGTTGAACTGAAAGAGGGGCTCTATCTTGATATGAAAAAAGCGGGTGTGGAAAAGCTCTTCAGCGAGATAGAAATGCCTCTTACATTCGTACTGGCCGGGATGGAAGGGCTTGGAATACTTGTCGATAAAAGTGTTCTGGCAAAGTTGTCTGTTGAAATAACTGAGCAGATTTCGCTTATGGAAAACGAAATATACGGCCTTGCAGGAAAAACCTTCAACATCAATTCGCCCATGCAGCTCGGCAGGATTCTGTTCGAAGATCTCGGGCTGCCGGTGATAAAAAAGACCAAGACCGGTGCTTCAACCGACAGTGCGGTCCTTGAAAATCTTGCTGAAAAACACGATCTGCCTGCAAAGATCCTGGAATACAGAGGGCTTTTCAAGCTGAAAAACACCTATGTGGATACACTGCCGGAAATGATCGACAAAAAAACAGGAAGGGTTCATACGAAATTGAACCAGGCGGTAACGGCGACAGGACGCATCTCGTCGTCGGACCCAAACCTCCAGAACATCCCGATTCGCTCTGCCATAGGAAGGAGAATAAGGGAGGCCTTCATACCTGCCGAAGGCTTTACCATGTTAAGTGCCGACTATTCACAGATTGAGCTCAGGATACTGGCCCACATAACTAAGGACAGGGCGCTGGTGGAGTCTTTCATGGCGGGTATCGACATACATACACGCACGGCCTCCGAGGTGTTCGGCGTAGCACTTAATGAGGTAACACCCGATATGAGGCGATACGCCAAGACCATAAACTTCGGCATCATATACGGCATGGGGCCGCACAAACTCTCGGTCGAACTCGGCATAAAGCAGTCGGTTGCAAAGCAGTATATTGAGAATTATCTGGCAAAATACCCCGGAGTCGGCAGGTATATGGAAGAAATGTCGGAGACCGCCTCGTCCACCGGCTATGTAACTACGCTGCTCGGAAGACGACGCTCTCTTCCGGAAATCAACTCTCGCAATTTCAGCGAAAGGGAAGGCGCACGACGCATGGCGATTAATACGCCGATTCAGGGAACGGCCGCGGATATCATCAAGATTGCCATGATAAATATCCAGAAACGTATCAAGACCATGAAATCCCGCATGATCCTTCAGGTGCATGACGAACTCCTGTTCGAGGCGGCATTTAACGAGCTTGAAGAATTAAAGGTCATGGTCAAACACGAGATGGAAAACGCATTTCCGCTTGATGTACCGGTAATCGCCGAACTCGGCTCCGGCGGCAACTGGGCCGAGGCGCACTGAGTAAAATTTTTGAAATTCATTAAATTTAATTTACAGTATACTTTTTGATACTCAGAGACTCGTTTGTATTATCTTCCAGCAAAAATATATTACCTGGAGCACTAAAAATAGCTTTTTAATGGTATACTTTTGGATATCTTGACATGCATTTTAATTTGCCTATCTTGTTAATATTATTAAATTAATTTGCGTCTTAATTTTAATTACTTTTTATAAGGAGGTATTTCATGGATAAATCTATTTGTTTAATGTACGTCATATTATCGGTTTTAATTATTAATGGATGCGTCATATCAAGAACACCGGTCGCGAGCATTGTCACTATGAATCTGGGTGAGCAGAAAACTTTCAGTGTAAAGATTTTCCCGGCTAATTCTACATATACCTGGACTCTTGATGAGATGTGTATTCAAAATACAGGTAAATCCTATGTATATACTGCCGCTGAAGCAGGAATACATGTTCTTGCAGTAAGGGCAGAACATGGTTCTTCTTCAGATCAGCAGAGATGGACCATAAAAGTGCCCAGTCCGCCGACAGCAGTCATCAAAGCATATCGAACCGTATATACAGATGCAGCGGTTGTACTTGATGGTTCTGCATCTACCGATCTGGACGATTATATTGTCTCCTACCAGTGGGAGCAAACCGGCGGACCGGCTGTTGCGATAACAAACGCCGGCAACGCTGTTGCGGGATTCACCGCATCTGTCCCCGAGGGATCGAAACTGTCATTTAAGCTCACGGTGATCGACTTAAAGGGATTCCAGTCCTCGGCTTCTTGTTCGATCACTGTTTATCTGAACAACTGGGCTTCCGTCTCTGCCGGATGGGAGCATAACGTTGCCATCAAAACCGACGGGTCGCTATGGGCCTGGGGGTATAACGGCACAGGGGCGCTAGGAACAGGGACTTACATAAATGAAAACGATCCCGTAAGGATAGGTACCGACAATGACTGTGCTACTGTTGCCGCAGGGGCTTTCCATACCCTTGCCATAAAGACTGATGGGTCTCTATGGGCCTGTGGTGAGAATACTGACGGTCAGGTTGGTGACGGGACGAATACGATGAGAAATGCTTTTGAGCGGATAGGAACTGACAACGACTGGGCTGTGATTTCCGCCGGAGACGCTCACAGTCTGGCCATCAAAACCGACGGGTCTTTATGGGCCTGGGGTTTTAATGCAACAGGTCAATTGGGGGATGGAACTTATTTTAAGAGTAATGTACCCAGGCAGATAGGGACCGACAAAGACTGGGCAGCTGTTGCCGCAGGCGGGTACCACAGCATTGCGGTAAAAAAAGACGGATCTCTCTGGGGCTGGGGTTATAATGATTGCGGTCAGATAGGTGATGCGACATTCCAAAACAAAAATGAGCCCACACATATTGGAACCAACACAGATTGGAAAATGATTGCTGCAGGTTACCATCATAGTATCGCTATCAAGACCGACGGGACACTATGGACCTGGGGACGCAATATAGAAGGCCAGCTCGGTGACGGGACCAATACGAACAGTAATGTACCATCCCGTATAGGCATCTGTAGCGACTGGGCTTCCATTGCCGCAGGAAGTTATAGTAGCATGGCCATAAGCACTTGTGGAGAGCTCTGGGCCTGGGGACACAATAACAGTGGACAGATAGGTGATGGGATGATGGTTGACAGGAATGTGCCTGTAAGGATTGGCAACGACATTAATTGGGCTGTTATTGACAGTGGGGGCTATCATACATTGGCTGTCAAGATTGATGAGTCGATATGGACCTGGGGAGGGAATTTCTACGGCCAGCTTGGAGACGAGACCAACAACGACAGGTGCTTACCCGCGCTTATATAAGTAACAATTGATCCTTGAAAGGTTTAACAGATATTACAGAGCGGCATCCGTTGTCGGGTGCCGCTCTGCTTGTCTTGATACTGAAAAGTCAACACTGTCTGAACTCTTAAGGAGGATATTTATGAATGACCAGGCATCTGCAGCAATGGGAATGCTTTATATGAAAGGCATTACATCTTTTGGCATGGGTGAAGCGGATAAAAAGGAAGACAATCTGCAGATAAGCTCAAATAAAGAGTGCCCGGGGCGGGGGTCGAACCCGCACGGCCTCAGAGGCCGAGGGATTTTAAGTCCCTTGTGTCTGCCGATTCCACCACCCGGGCGACATAATGGATGAACCTAATATTAAGTGTTTAAGCATGTCAAGGGATTATAAGAGAATATAATAAACAGAAGCCATCATTATTCGGTCTGATTTTCCGAAAATACTCATGAAAAGGTATTCTATGCTACATTTCAATCGAAAACCATCCATCTCCGGAGAAGGTGACACTTGTTATACCTGTCCCGGGAATCTGGGCATAATCTGTTACGGACTCCCCGAAGACATCTGCAGGTGTATTCCCTGTATAAAAACAGACAGTACATTTTCCTTTGCAGAGGATTTTTCCGAGAACGGCGTCAGGGCTGTAATTTACTGTTATGGAACCCCTTGAGCTGCTTATGATAAATGGTTTCTGGTCTGATATCAGCATTGAAAAATCTTCAAGGAAGATTGTCTTCAGCTGTCCCGAAATGGAGTCGGTTTCCAGAAAAGCCATGTCAGCATCACTGCAAAACTCTGGCACTGAAGGATATCCGTCAGGACTCTGCATTGTCCAGAAAGCCCCTCTTTTTCCTGCTGCCTGCAGGCGGGTTACTGATATGCTGTCCGGTTCATCGACAAGGATCGCCGAACCGTCTTTAATCCCGGGAAGGGCGATAATCTCCGGGAATTGCAAGTCTGCTTTCGCCGGGAACAACACTGAAAGGAACCTGATATCTCTTCCTTTCACCGTGGATTCGAGAACTGTATGGGTAAGCTTCTGCCCGTATTCAAGGCCATGCCAGTCATCGTATGTTCTGAAAGCAGGCATCCCTTCGGGTGAGGTGACGACGGCCTTTATCTTTGCATTCTTGTTTGTCCAGATGCCTCCATCGGGCTGCTGCTCGTAAGTGCCTCCAGTAGAGCCACCG
It encodes:
- a CDS encoding aminopeptidase → MSKLARDREKPVKVWEMLKGSEKRIDAYCRDYMEFLSAAKTEREAVRFISSKSADGIIEIKNRGRSIALCRKGKAPMHEGLRIIAAHIDSPRLDLKARPLYEDTGIAMLKTHYYGGIKKYQWLARPLALHGLVVKAGKKTLEITIGEDGDDPCFTIDDLLPHLSHKVHNDKKVSDAFQGEKLNIIAGSIPDMKAEDGGVKKNILSILKAKYGIVEEDFVSADIEIVPAGPAREVGIDRSMIGGYGQDDRICAWAAFAAIKDAERLPFTSIVLLADREETGSDGNTGIKSRFLEEVIYELSEKFNETLSPARVLYRSRAISADVNAAFDPDYPEVHEKANAAKMGMGVCMTKFTGSRGKSGTSEASAEYLGWIRGILNKRRIPWQTGELGRVDEGGGGTIARHLAEYGMDIVDMGPALLSMHSPFELASKADAYSAYLSYLAFLEEK
- a CDS encoding NUDIX hydrolase; this encodes MATGKIICPHCGKNTGRYLTPSPTVDIIIETSGGIVLVKRKNPPFGWAIPGGFVDYGESVEHAAVREAKEETGLDVKLTGLLGVYSDPARDPRFHTISTVFKATAEGVPEGHDDAEEAQIFSLDALPEPLAFDHAKILGDYALCESGKKKRND
- a CDS encoding PIN domain-containing protein; translation: MKSKQEKETLRLTVDASVWINARSPREKGYNQSKKALMIIEEMNIPVFSPSILIVELAASVSRATGDEKAGILFSRLVSELPNIELMPVTLELARDAAVIASRLKIRGADALYCAVAAERKAVLLSRDREQIERAKGLIKVIEPDDFIAAFTEDAL
- the polA gene encoding DNA polymerase I, translating into MKEIYLIDGSSYVYRAFYAMRALNNSKGLPTNAVYILTRMLIKLIKDKAPEHMAFVLDPRGPTHRHEKYEEYKATRQRMPEALSVQFPYILDVVKALGIPIVQIEKWEADDVIAALARKLSDTNKVVIISGDKDLMQLVGGNVVMWDTLKDVLYDPAGVEKKFGVGPEYIADLLAIMGDSSDNIPGIPGIGEKGALELVKTYGHIEDIIKKADTIKPEKLRRSFSENIDKAIMSLELVKLDHDVPVETDMDGMKLKPGDQEELLRLFTELEFKGLMPEAPVQQTAPVREIKIEQGFPEEFKGIAGFYSIAGIGCCLSDGKRAWASFDDTSALRILSDPSAEIIIHDAKEAIVRAGEKGITTKAGFFDVMLAAYCIDAANNSVSLETLASSRLEKMLPSIKDFLGSGKNARHPGLIPDDEKASFLAAHAEALVELKEGLYLDMKKAGVEKLFSEIEMPLTFVLAGMEGLGILVDKSVLAKLSVEITEQISLMENEIYGLAGKTFNINSPMQLGRILFEDLGLPVIKKTKTGASTDSAVLENLAEKHDLPAKILEYRGLFKLKNTYVDTLPEMIDKKTGRVHTKLNQAVTATGRISSSDPNLQNIPIRSAIGRRIREAFIPAEGFTMLSADYSQIELRILAHITKDRALVESFMAGIDIHTRTASEVFGVALNEVTPDMRRYAKTINFGIIYGMGPHKLSVELGIKQSVAKQYIENYLAKYPGVGRYMEEMSETASSTGYVTTLLGRRRSLPEINSRNFSEREGARRMAINTPIQGTAADIIKIAMINIQKRIKTMKSRMILQVHDELLFEAAFNELEELKVMVKHEMENAFPLDVPVIAELGSGGNWAEAH